The Heyndrickxia vini genome contains a region encoding:
- a CDS encoding MarR family winged helix-turn-helix transcriptional regulator, with amino-acid sequence MNKNQTIFEFLHEMDLVTNNLIIQWTQMFNENLGITHILVLRHLKKNGKSRPSDIAKNLGLTPPSLTHLSEKLIKKGLSIRLRDDEDRRILYLDITDEGLKILEKAQEIGIQLRTQLFNKLTEEELTQLFRIYEKLNH; translated from the coding sequence ATGAATAAAAATCAAACCATTTTTGAATTTTTACATGAAATGGACTTAGTAACCAATAACCTTATTATTCAATGGACCCAAATGTTTAACGAAAATCTCGGAATTACCCATATTTTAGTTTTGAGACATTTGAAAAAAAACGGGAAAAGCCGTCCTTCCGATATTGCCAAAAACCTAGGGTTAACTCCCCCATCACTTACACATTTATCTGAAAAGCTGATAAAAAAGGGCCTTTCCATCCGTTTAAGAGATGATGAAGATAGACGAATTCTTTATTTAGATATCACTGATGAAGGTCTTAAAATTTTAGAAAAGGCTCAGGAAATTGGGATTCAATTAAGAACTCAACTTTTTAATAAACTGACTGAGGAAGAACTCACTCAGCTTTTTCGCATTTATGAGAAATTGAATCATTGA
- a CDS encoding SDR family NAD(P)-dependent oxidoreductase, translating to MGRLENKVAIVTGGASGMGERMVQLFSQEGAKVIAADINETALEKISQIDNVTGMKLNVSSEEDWAKLLKDVNDQYGKIDILINNAGISSEKPFEETTFDDWQKMMTVNGFGPYIGLKHVFPYMKEQNSGAIVNISSYTAQIGQGLNPYTASKGAVRAFSKAAAVAFGSHGIRVNTIFPGIIETPMTQALQSSKELLKQLEGATPLRRLGKPEDIANAVLFLASDEASYITGAELVIDGGFSAQ from the coding sequence ATGGGAAGATTAGAAAATAAAGTCGCAATTGTAACTGGTGGAGCATCCGGAATGGGTGAGCGAATGGTTCAACTATTTAGCCAAGAAGGCGCAAAAGTTATTGCGGCAGATATTAATGAAACAGCCCTTGAAAAAATTAGTCAAATAGATAATGTAACTGGTATGAAATTAAATGTTTCTTCAGAAGAAGATTGGGCTAAATTATTGAAAGATGTTAACGATCAATATGGTAAGATTGATATTCTTATTAATAACGCTGGTATTTCTTCTGAGAAGCCGTTTGAAGAAACAACTTTTGATGATTGGCAAAAAATGATGACTGTCAATGGTTTTGGACCTTATATTGGTTTAAAACATGTATTCCCGTATATGAAAGAACAAAACAGCGGAGCAATCGTTAATATTTCTTCATATACAGCACAAATTGGACAAGGCTTAAACCCTTACACCGCTTCTAAAGGTGCTGTTCGTGCATTTTCTAAAGCTGCTGCTGTTGCCTTTGGTTCTCACGGAATCCGTGTAAATACGATATTCCCAGGAATTATTGAAACACCGATGACCCAAGCATTGCAATCTTCTAAGGAATTACTTAAGCAATTAGAAGGAGCTACACCTTTAAGACGCTTAGGAAAACCTGAAGACATTGCGAACGCCGTATTATTCCTTGCTTCTGATGAAGCATCCTACATTACAGGCGCGGAATTAGTCATTGATGGCGGATTTTCTGCACAATAA
- a CDS encoding SDR family NAD(P)-dependent oxidoreductase, which translates to MRLAGKVGIVTGGASGIGRGISLAMAKEGAHIAIVDINEEAGKATLSEINQYTEGMVFIKDISVKENITEIVKAVSERFGRIDILVNNAHASKNLPFTETTMEHFDLSFGTGFYPTFNFMQACYPELKKTEGKVINFASGAELEGQHTQASYAAAKEAIRAISRVAANEWGPDNINVNLISPIAATHGVQVWKENNPEMYEAMINKIPLRRLGDPEGDIGRTAVFLASNDSDYITGQTFMVDGGSIKLR; encoded by the coding sequence ATGAGATTAGCTGGCAAAGTCGGTATAGTCACTGGTGGCGCATCAGGTATTGGTAGAGGAATTTCTCTGGCAATGGCTAAAGAAGGTGCACATATTGCAATCGTTGATATTAATGAAGAAGCAGGAAAAGCAACATTATCTGAAATTAATCAATATACAGAAGGTATGGTATTCATCAAAGATATTTCGGTAAAAGAAAATATAACTGAAATAGTAAAGGCTGTTAGTGAACGATTTGGAAGAATTGATATTTTAGTTAACAATGCACATGCATCAAAAAACCTTCCATTTACTGAGACAACAATGGAACATTTTGACCTTTCATTCGGTACAGGATTTTATCCAACATTTAATTTTATGCAAGCTTGTTATCCTGAATTAAAGAAAACGGAAGGTAAAGTGATTAACTTCGCATCCGGTGCTGAGTTAGAAGGACAACATACACAAGCTTCTTATGCAGCTGCAAAAGAAGCAATCCGTGCCATTTCTCGTGTGGCGGCAAACGAATGGGGTCCAGATAATATTAATGTTAATTTAATTTCTCCAATTGCCGCGACTCATGGGGTTCAAGTTTGGAAAGAAAATAATCCTGAAATGTACGAAGCAATGATTAACAAAATTCCTTTGCGTCGTCTTGGCGATCCAGAAGGAGATATTGGTAGAACAGCAGTCTTTTTAGCAAGTAATGATTCAGATTATATTACTGGACAAACATTCATGGTCGATGGCGGTTCAATTAAATTACGCTAG